A genomic segment from Nicotiana tabacum cultivar K326 chromosome 9, ASM71507v2, whole genome shotgun sequence encodes:
- the LOC107803463 gene encoding uncharacterized protein LOC107803463 produces MSFMKGDLLSRTRKLVKGFAKAEPVWLKAMEQAPPATFPRAEKKLKPISLPEDVYIKKFFQKHPESKHEDAIKISGFDPPPARIFGGRVLDLKEQGVSEEEAMAVADMEYRAERKAKKKAYSRLKQIARLQGKKPPPNPYPSAIKEIQAEERKFVHDRFYNRDILKIAEKLKEERQAELQDRRGGGGW; encoded by the exons ATGTCGTTCATGAAAGGTGATTTGCTGAGTAGAACGAGAAAGCTTGTCAAAGGCTTCGCCAAGGCCGAGCCTGTCTGGCTCAAGGCTATGGAACA GGCTCCACCGGCAACATTCCCTCGTGCCGAAAAGAAACTGAAACCCATCAGTCTACCAGAGGATGTCTATATCAAGAAGTTCTTCCAGAAGCATCCAGAATCTAAACACGAGGATGCTATTAA GATTTCCGGATTTGATCCTCCTCCAGCCCGTATATTTGGGGGGCGAGTGCTCGATTTAAAGGAGCAGGGGGTCAGTGAAGAGGAAGCAATGGCTGTTGCTGAT ATGGAGTATCGAGCAGagagaaaagcaaaaaagaaagcaTATTCTCGACTTAAGCAGATTGCACGACTTCAAGGGAAGAAACCACCTCCTAATCCATATCCAAGTGCTATCAAGGAGATACAAGCTGAAGAAAGAAAGTTTGTGCACGATCGTTTCTATAACCGAGATATTCTTAAAATTGCGGAGAAACTGAAAGAGGAGAGGCAAGCAGAGTTGCAAGATAGAAGAGGTGGAGGTGGCTGGTAA